A single region of the Brachypodium distachyon strain Bd21 chromosome 3, Brachypodium_distachyon_v3.0, whole genome shotgun sequence genome encodes:
- the LOC100842358 gene encoding ethanolamine-phosphate cytidylyltransferase — protein MMIGLLAFENNQGLWNGGYYSQFFGIGGVMVTVAILWLSTGYFGIGAPFAPYFWPYLGQLPKKKEQRRPVRVYMDGCFDLMHYGHANALRQAKLLGDQLVVGVVSDEEIVANKGPPVLSMEERLTLVSGLKWVDEVIPNAPYEITEEFMNALFNKYDIDYIIHGDDPCLLPDGTDAYALAKKAGRYKQIKRTEGVSSTDIVGRILLTFKHKAVNENAGAEPCGQMKSQLSNFLPTSRRIVQFSNGQAPSPGARVVYIDGAFDLFHAGHVEILRSARQLGDFLLVGVHDDQAIRERRGCGPIMHLHERTLSVLACRYVDEVIIGAPWEVSRDMITTFNISLVVHGTVAERSSAGEVDPYALPKSMGIFQTVTSPKTITSVSVATRIIDNHEAYKKRNLKKKASEDMYYTQKKFVSGD, from the exons ATGATGATAGGTTTGCTGGCATTTGAGAACAACCAGGGTCTTTGGAATGGTGGCTACTATTCACAGTTTTTTGGAATTGGAGGAGTTATGGTTACTGTTGCAATTCTTTGGTTATCTACGGGCTATTTTGGAATTGGTGCTCCTTTTGCTCCATATTTTTGGCCATACTTGGGACAACTTCCCAAGAAGAAGGAACAACGAAGGCCCGTGCGAGTGTACATGGATGGATGCTTTGACCTCATGCACTATGGCCATGCAAATGCATTGCGGCAGGCCAAGTTGTTGGGTGATCAACTTGTAGTGGGAGTTGTCAGCGATGAGGAGATTGTGGCGAATAAGGGTCCGCCTGTGCTTTCAATGGAAGAGAG GTTGACACTTGTTAGTGGACTGAAGTGGGTGGATGAGGTCATTCCAAATGCACCCTATGAGATCACAGAAGAATTTATGAACGCCCTCTTCAATAAatacgacattgattacatcatacatggaGACGATCCTTGTCTTCTACCTGATGGAACGGATGCTTATGCGTTAGCAAAGAAAGCTGGACGATACAAGCAAATCAAGCGCACTGAAGGTGTCTCAAGCACTGATATAGTTG GGAGGATATTGCTGACATTCAAGCATAAAGCTGTTAATGAGAATGCTGGAGCGGAACCATGCGGTCAAATGAAAAGTCAGCTATCCAATTTTCTTCCAACTTCCCGGCGGATTGTGCAGTTTTCCAATGGGCAG GCTCCTTCACCAGGTGCCCGCGTCGTATATATAGATGGTGCATTTGACCTTTTCCATGCTGGCCATGTTGAG ATCCTCAGAAGTGCTAGGCAACTTGGTGACTTTCTCCTCGTAGGTGTTCATGATGACCAGGCTATCAg GGAAAGAAGAGGCTGTGGTCCTATCATGCACCTCCATGAGCGTACTCTTAGTGTACTTGCCTGTCGCTATGTTGATGAAGTTATAATAGGTGCGCCATGGGAGGTTTCGAGGGATATG ATCACTACGTTCAACATCTCATTGGTTGTGCACGGAACAGTAGCCGAGCGCAGTTCTGCA GGTGAAGTTGATCCTTACGCCCTTCCAAAGAGCATGGGTATTTTCCAAACAGTCACAAGCCCAAAAACTATAACATCAGTTTCAGTGGCTACAAGAATAATTGATAACCACGAAGCTTACAAG AAAAGGAACTTGAAAAAGAAGGCAAGTGAAGACATGTACTACACGCAAAAGAAATTCGTCTCTGGAGACTAA
- the LOC106866292 gene encoding uncharacterized protein LOC106866292, with amino-acid sequence MAGLAAPMSIMKRKDVEVVVNSHGFSVFLDPKRIKLQDGMILDKMEEDEPLAIAPTATAPTIVYGKVDTVSGVKSSDPQSMFRRDENIAVAAPMEVEADARQHQPCQNDPFFSGFF; translated from the exons ATGGCTGGCCTTGCGGCGCCGATGAGcatcatgaagaggaaggatGTTGAGGTGGTGGTCAACAGCCATGGGTTCTCCGTCTTTCTTGATCCTAAGAGGATCAAGCTTCAG GATGGCATGATTCTGGACAAGATGGAAGAGGATGAGCCACTAGCAATTGCTCCAACTGCTACTGCGCCAACCATTGTCTATGGCAAGGTGGACACTGTATCCGGGGTCAAATCTTCAGACCCACAGTCTATGTTCAGGCGAGATGAGAACATCGCCGTGGCGGCGCCAATGGAAGTTGAGGCGGATGCCCGGCAGCACCAGCCGTGCCAGAATGATCCCTTCTTTTCAG GTTTCTTCTGA